A region of the Helicobacteraceae bacterium genome:
CGACGACCACGCCGCCAGCGACTACCACGCCTCCGACGGCGACAACTCCGCCTGCGACGACCACGCCGCCCGCGGCGAGCGCTCAAAAAGACGGACCGACGCTTTTTAGATCGTGCGTGGCATGTCATGGTCCCAAAGCGGATAAATCTGGCATGAACAAAGGTCGCCCGCCTTCTACTATGACCAAAGAGGAGATCGTTACCGCGCTTAAAGGCTATAAAGCCGGCGCTAATAACGCCTATGGAATGGGCGCTCTGATGAAGGGCAATATGGCTCCGTTCAGCGAAAAAGATATAGAAACCGTAGCGGCGCATATCAAAACGCTCAAATA
Encoded here:
- a CDS encoding cytochrome c; this encodes MACHGPKADKSGMNKGRPPSTMTKEEIVTALKGYKAGANNAYGMGALMKGNMAPFSEKDIETVAAHIKTLK